The region TATGTCTTGCTACCATTTTTGGAGCTCCTCTACTTTCATTGAAATATTTAGGTCCTCCACAAATTTGTATGAAAAAGTCAGCTGCATGTTTTTTTGCCATTTCTAAACCCTCAACTGTTGAAGGAAAAAGTTCTTTTATCTCACTTTGTGCTAACAAATCATAATGTCTTGCTACCATATTTCTCATTCCATCTTCACCTAAAAACTCTAAAATCTTAGGATTTGGAAGTTCTACATTTGGTCTTTGACCAAAAACTGCCTCAGTAATATTATATTGCATAGTATTCCTTATTTTTTTTTGAGACTTTACAATATTAAGATTTTATAAAAAGCAAAAAAAAATAGTAAATTAAAATATTAATAAACTTTTTTGCTTTTCTTTTATTATTATTAACATATTGATTACATATACTTGCTTTTTATATTTTATTTAGATAAACTGTTAATACAAAAAGATGATAAAAGTTGCATCTTTAGTCTGCTTTATTTTGATAACTACTCGTTTCGATAAAAATAGATCTTAAAAGAACACTTAATATTATATTTTTAACCCGCCTTAGAAATTTGGCACAATTAACAAAACAAGGAAAATAATGGCAACATTAGTAAATGGAACTGTAAAATGGTTCAATAGTGAAAAAGGTTTCGGTTTTATCGAACAAGAAAATGGTGGGAAAGATGTATTTGTACACTATAGACAAATTAATAAATCAGGATACGGTAGAGTTTCACTAGAAGATGGACAAAAAGTAACTTTCGAAATTGCAGAAAGTGACAAAGGTCTACAAGCAGAAAACGTTACTGCTATATAATCTTACCCATAAGCAGCATTTTGCTGCTTACGAATCATAACTTCAACTGCCAAAATTCAACACATAACCACTTATCAAACTTAAACCCTACATCAGGCAAATGTCCAACTTTTTCAAAACCAAATTTTTTATGTAAGCCAATACTTGCTTCATTTGGTACAGTAATTAAACTAAGTAAATTTTTAATACCTAAACTTTTTAATTGTTCAATTAATTGTTTGTATAATATTTTTCCTGCACCTTTACCTATAAATTCGTGGTTTAAATAAACTGAAGGCTCAACTGTAAACCTATAAGCACTTCTATCGTGCCAAAAATGAGCATATGCATACCCTACAATCTTTCCATCAACTTGAGCTACTATCCAAGGAAGTTTTGTATTTTTTAGCTTTTCAAACCTTTTTATCATCTCTTCTTTTGAAACTAATTCTTCTTCAAATGTTATAACAGTATTTTTAATATAATAATTATATATGTTTGTAATTTCATCAAAATCAGAAATATTCGCATCTCTAACTAACATTATATTCCTTATTTTTTTACAATTTTAACAATATAAAGTAATAAAACTGCTCCAACTGTAGAAGTTATAATTGAACCTATAAATCCAGCACTTTTTATTCCTACTAAACCAAATACAAAACCACCAACTATTGCACCAACTATACCTACAGCAATATTACCTATTATTCCAAAACCACCACCTGTCATGATTTTTCCTGCTAGCCAGCCTGCAATTGCTCCAATTAATAAAAATATTAAAATATTCATTTATAGTCCTTTATAATAAGTTATTTAATCATAATTTTAATCATATCCCAAATAATATTAAATAATTAAAAGCTGTATTAGACTTTGAATATTTATTTTATTTTTATTGGAAGTAAACTTAGAAAACTCAAAGCTTCGGGTAGTGAGAATTGTGCTTTTTCTATATCATTGTACTTTGGGTCTATTAGATAGTTTTTAGAATTTTCAAAGTTTGATTTTTTTAAATTATTATTTATAAACACAGTTTGCTCTAAATCACACCCATCAAAAACTGCATTTTCTAAATTACACTCTTCAAATCCAGTATCTTTTATCAAAGAATCAAGAAATTTTATCCTTCTTAAGTCCATTAAATGAAAAGAGTTTTGAGATAAATTGCAAGTTTTAAACTGCACATTAAAAGGCTCATCACAAGAACTCCAAGAAATACCTATTAGTTTTGAATTATCAAATTTTATATCATTAAATGTTGAAGCCTTTAAAACACTAAGTGATAAATCACAATTGATAAATTCACACTCTGTAAACTTACAATTGTCAATAATACTTTTTGAAAAATCACACTTTATAAAAGTACAATTGTCAAAATATATCTTATCTAATTTTTTATCACTATAATTTTCAAACTCCTCTTCCCAGTAATCATTTGTAGTAAAGTTCATTTTATCTAATTTCTCATTGTTGCAATTAGTCTATTTTTATCTCCTAAAAATGAAAAAACATCTTTTATAGATTTTACTAAAATATCTGAATTTAACATAGTTTGAGTACATAAACCTTCATCTTGTAATATTGCTATTCCAAGGATAGATTCCTTTAACATCAACATATCATTTCTTCCATTTCCAACACTTAAAGTAGTATTTGAACCTAACTGCTTTATAAAATCTAATTTACAAATATCTTGTGAATCTTTACCAATAGTTATAACTTTACAATTTGTATTCTCAAGTTCTTTTTCTACAGTACCATATGTATCTGCTGTAATAACATAGAAATCAAAATCTTGAGATAATGAATTTATGCTTTCACTAACACCTGAGATTAGTTTTCCATCTATTGCTATTGTACCATTGTAATCAAATACAATATTTTTTAACTCAAAATCATCTCTTCCTGGAATATCTATTTTCATATTTTCTCTTTTTGTAAATTTTTATTTTTTAAATAAGCTAATGCTTTTGATGTAAGTTCTTCTGAATACTCATTGATTTTAAAATGATTTGGACTCCAACCTTTTAAAAATCTTTGAAAATCAGCCCATGCAACAGAAAACAAAGGTCTCCACTCCTCTTCTAAGTCCTCAATATCAATATTCTTTTGATAATATTCTATTGCATTTTCTAAAGCATCAAAATATGTGTCTAAAATCCACTCTTCATTTTGTTCACAAACTTCAGGTTCAACTGCACTACTCATAAAATATACAATATCTTTCATCCCACAACCATGACCTACATATTGAAAATCAACAGCTGCACAAGAATCTCCCCCACTACTAAAACAAAAGTTTGCTAACTTTGCATCCCCATGTACTATTGTTTGATATTTGCAACTAGTTAACTCAATATCAATGAGTTTTGCAAACTTTTTTAACTCTTTATCTTCTAGTAATTCAAACTCATCAGGTCTAGTATCCAAATGCCAATATGTTCCAATACTCCAAACTATATCACTTTTTGTATTTATATACTTAGCATGAAAATTTGCCAACCACTCAAGAGATGCTTTAAGGTGAGTCTTATAAGCATAAGTTACATTAGATACATAACCTACACTTGCCAAATCTTCCATGACAAGTAACCATTCATTTTCATTTTGAAAACACTTTATCCCTAGTGGCATTCTACATCTCTTGTCAATCTGCTTGGAAAAGTTTTTATACCAATTAACCTCAACCTCATATGAGTGAAGTTTTCTTTGGTGGGATAAATCTGTATTCCAACCACGAGGATGACTTAAAGACTTAGGAAGTTGTATATGTTTTATTATAATACTTTTTTTAGGAAATTTTAGGCGGACTAGCTCACCATAACCACTCCACAAG is a window of Halarcobacter sp. DNA encoding:
- a CDS encoding GlsB/YeaQ/YmgE family stress response membrane protein; the encoded protein is MNILIFLLIGAIAGWLAGKIMTGGGFGIIGNIAVGIVGAIVGGFVFGLVGIKSAGFIGSIITSTVGAVLLLYIVKIVKK
- a CDS encoding cold-shock protein, which codes for MATLVNGTVKWFNSEKGFGFIEQENGGKDVFVHYRQINKSGYGRVSLEDGQKVTFEIAESDKGLQAENVTAI
- a CDS encoding pentapeptide repeat-containing protein, translating into MNFTTNDYWEEEFENYSDKKLDKIYFDNCTFIKCDFSKSIIDNCKFTECEFINCDLSLSVLKASTFNDIKFDNSKLIGISWSSCDEPFNVQFKTCNLSQNSFHLMDLRRIKFLDSLIKDTGFEECNLENAVFDGCDLEQTVFINNNLKKSNFENSKNYLIDPKYNDIEKAQFSLPEALSFLSLLPIKIK
- a CDS encoding globin encodes the protein MQYNITEAVFGQRPNVELPNPKILEFLGEDGMRNMVARHYDLLAQSEIKELFPSTVEGLEMAKKHAADFFIQICGGPKYFNESRGAPKMVARHMPFEIDSNARIVWLEKYAQAMEETNLSDELKNSFWNYINIFSIWMINKAS
- a CDS encoding ATPase P: MKIDIPGRDDFELKNIVFDYNGTIAIDGKLISGVSESINSLSQDFDFYVITADTYGTVEKELENTNCKVITIGKDSQDICKLDFIKQLGSNTTLSVGNGRNDMLMLKESILGIAILQDEGLCTQTMLNSDILVKSIKDVFSFLGDKNRLIATMRN
- a CDS encoding N-acetyltransferase family protein; its protein translation is MLVRDANISDFDEITNIYNYYIKNTVITFEEELVSKEEMIKRFEKLKNTKLPWIVAQVDGKIVGYAYAHFWHDRSAYRFTVEPSVYLNHEFIGKGAGKILYKQLIEQLKSLGIKNLLSLITVPNEASIGLHKKFGFEKVGHLPDVGFKFDKWLCVEFWQLKL
- a CDS encoding oxidoreductase family protein, with the translated sequence MNSELYQNIGDEFNLGRLVAIETIQVLWSGYGELVRLKFPKKSIIIKHIQLPKSLSHPRGWNTDLSHQRKLHSYEVEVNWYKNFSKQIDKRCRMPLGIKCFQNENEWLLVMEDLASVGYVSNVTYAYKTHLKASLEWLANFHAKYINTKSDIVWSIGTYWHLDTRPDEFELLEDKELKKFAKLIDIELTSCKYQTIVHGDAKLANFCFSSGGDSCAAVDFQYVGHGCGMKDIVYFMSSAVEPEVCEQNEEWILDTYFDALENAIEYYQKNIDIEDLEEEWRPLFSVAWADFQRFLKGWSPNHFKINEYSEELTSKALAYLKNKNLQKEKI